The genomic region TGCCTAATCACCTCCAGAGCCTTGGAACAAACAGCAGTTAGATTCATGGGGCATTAGCATGACAAAGACTGTCATTAGTTGGTATGTACTGAAACCCAGTAAGTATTCTGGTTTATGTAGCTAAACAACAAACAGGTTCagtgtttaatatgacagacTGAACTCCTCACTGAAAGGAAGACATTTATGGCTAAATCTAGCCACTGCTTGTACACACAGTATGCACAGTGAGTGAGCATTTAAAACAAAGCCGTTCATTCATGTTCAGCCATTCATCCATGACGTTTATATTAAAATATGGCAAATGTGTAGACTCGAGTGTACTGTAGCAACAATCTTTTGTCCCAGCCATACCTGCTGCTTGGTGCTTTTGTTGGCCTTGACAGAGTAGTGGATATCCTTCATGGCCCTCTCTATGAGGTTGACTGTGTATGGTCGCTTGGTCTCTGGGTTCACACACTTCTCTGCCACGATGGTCGCAATGTCTCTGAAACTCGTCTCCAACTGGCTCTGCCTCTCCTTGTCTGAAACTTGCAGTTCTCCTTTAGCTAAAATCTGAGAAAGAAAATACATACTGAACAGGCAAATCTCACAACAATAACATAACATTGAATGAATGTGAGCAATATTGATTACTGGTGTTCTGTTTATCTGTCAATGTATTTACTTGTTTACAAATCTCTGTCAGGTCATCTGTTCCAAAGGCTTTTGACAGATCATCTTTCTTGGCAACTTGACCCtttgaaacattattgaaaacAGAGCTGGTCTGCAGCACTTCATCCAGGTCCTTCTCTCTGTGTAATTGGCAAATGAAAATGGCATGGCGATTTATTAAGTGTTTACATGGGGCTTTGCTATCTCAGTTTCCTAATCCTAGTCCTGGGGTGCAcatttttgccctagcactacacacctgattccactaatCAAAGGTTTGACAATGAGTTAGATAGTGGAATCAGGCGAATAGTGCTAGGGCAGATAGTGGAATCAGGCGAATAGTGCTAGGGCAGATAGTGGAATCAGGTGAATAGTGCTAGCGCAGATAGTGGAATCAGGTGAATAGTGCTAGCGCAGATAGTGGAATCAGGTGAATAGTGCTAGCGCAGATAGTGGAATCAGGTGAATAGTGCTAGCGCAGATAGTGGAATCAGGTGAATAGTGCTAGCGCAGATAGTGGAATCAGGTGAATAGTGCTAGCGCAGATAGTAGAATCAGGTGAATAGTGCTAGCGCAGATAGTAGAATCAGGTGAATAGTGCTAGCGCAGATAGTGGAATCAGGTGAATAGTGCTAGCGCAGATAGTAGAATCAGGTGAATAGTGCTAGCGCAGATAGTGGAATCAGGTGAATAGTGCTAGCGCAGATAGTGGAATCAGGTGAATAGTGCTAGCGCAGATAGTAGAATCAGGTGaatagtgctagggcaaaaacaaaaatgtgcacccctttggtTCCCCAGGACAGAAACACTGTGCTAGATGATGCTTTCAATATCTATAGGTATTGATAGGCTAATCTCGACAACCTAAAAACAAATATTATGTGAACTCAGACCAGCTATTGGATTTGGTTCTGGGGAGGTCGAGGGGGTGTCCCCTTTCGAAATTCAAAAGATGCCAGGTGTAGATGACTCAAAGTCCAAAGAATCAGTGATGCAAAACACATGGCACCTAGACTGTTCCTCATTATTCCACAGTCTCTCGACTCTGGGTAAGAATATAATGCACGATACAAGACAAGTGAGCCATGATGATGACATGAGTCATGACTTGCTACTCTGAAACAGCACATTAGATTGTATTCTTTAcatattatttatttacattcGTAGCTAATTATAAATACATCAAAGCTGAAAGCATACTACCATTAGTCGTAATACTACTGGTGTTTGCTATATGCCTCGGTGGATATCAAACGGATacaactagctaacgttagctatcatAGCTACGCAGCTTGCTAAATTCCTAAAATACTCACGCTCCAGATCTCCAGCTCATCACTTTATTTTTGTAGCAGGCGATTTCAAATCGTTTTCCTCCCTTTTTCATTCTCACCACCGCCACATTTGTGAGTCGGATCTGGTTTGTTGGTGTAAATATAGACATATTTCTGCTTTAAAAGACAGATACATCTGTCAGTAACAGTCTTTTTTTTAGCGGCGCTGGTGTGCTATGTGTTTCACAAAAATTCCGCCGGACTGAAACATACTATGTGCAAACGGTCCTGTTTTTTGTTGGTCTCTGATGGAATTGcttagtatttttttttaaacattaacaTTTTGTACGGTACCATAACGACTgctacaaataaatacaaatatgttTACTTTTTATGTATTTGACAAAATAGATACTTTGCATAAAATATCACGTGTAAATGAAGTTGTTCCTGTACCGGTGTATTTCATCCAGAGAATATAATTGAATGCTTAAAAACTCTGTTGCAAAGTAATGGAATAGAGGGGTGTAAACATATGGCTATGCCTATGGGATATCATCAAATATTTGTATATCTGTAATATAATTAAACCTCCAATTCCCACAATGTATTTCGTTTCATCATGATAACAATTATGGCAGCTCCCAGCGGTTGAACTTTGATGTTCCTAAAACGTTTGTCAATATTTACATTGATGATACAAAACATTGCACAGGAGAAAGAAACAATGTTGCGGGGCTCAACTTTACTGCTTTTGGATTTGATAACCCATGTTTTTGACGCTGATATTGATGGTGAGTGAGAGTGTCGCGGAG from Oncorhynchus keta strain PuntledgeMale-10-30-2019 chromosome 18, Oket_V2, whole genome shotgun sequence harbors:
- the LOC118397419 gene encoding ribosome maturation protein SBDS, which translates into the protein MSIFTPTNQIRLTNVAVVRMKKGGKRFEIACYKNKVMSWRSGAEKDLDEVLQTSSVFNNVSKGQVAKKDDLSKAFGTDDLTEICKQILAKGELQVSDKERQSQLETSFRDIATIVAEKCVNPETKRPYTVNLIERAMKDIHYSVKANKSTKQQALEVIRQLKESIEIQRAHMRLRLVLPAKDGKRLKEKLKPLLKVVESEDFDDQLEMVCLVDPGCFREIDELIRCETKGKGSLEVLSLKDVEEGDERLE